A genome region from Streptomyces sp. S4.7 includes the following:
- the fusA gene encoding elongation factor G: MATTSLDLAKVRNIGIMAHIDAGKTTTTERILFYTGVSYKIGEVHDGAATMDWMEQEQERGITITSAATTCHWPLDDVDHTINIIDTPGHVDFTVEVERSLRVLDGAVTVFDGVAGVEPQSETVWRQADRYGVPRICFVNKLDRTGAEFHRCVDMISDRLGAVPIVMQLPIGAEMDFKGVVDLVSMKAFVWSAEATKGEMYDVVDIPDTHTEAAEEWRGKLLEVVSENDDEMMELYLEGEEPTEEQLHAAIRRITLASRGAADSVTVTPVFCGTAFKNKGVQPLLDAVVRYLPSPLDVDAIEGHDVKDPEKVIKRKPSDDEPFSGLAFKIASDPHLGKLTFVRIYSGRLTAGTAVLNSVKGKKERIGKIYRMHANKREEIESVGAGDIVAVMGLKQTTTGETLSDDKNPVILESMDFPAPVIQVAIEPKSKGDQEKLGVAIQRLSEEDPSFQVHSDEETGQTIIGGMGELHLEVLVDRMKREFRVEANVGKPQVAYRETIRKAVERIDYTHKKQTGGTGQFAKVQIALEPIEGGDATYEFVNKVTGGRIPREYIPSVDSGAQEAMQFGILAGYEMVGVRVTLLDGGYHEVDSSELAFKIAGSQAFKEGARKASPVLLEPMMAVEVTTPEDYMGDVIGDLNSRRGQIQAMEERSGARVVKGLVPLSEMFGYVGDLRSKTSGRASYSMQFDSYAEVPRNVAEEIIAKAKGE; this comes from the coding sequence ATGGCCACCACTTCGCTTGACCTGGCCAAGGTCCGCAACATCGGGATCATGGCCCACATCGACGCGGGCAAGACGACCACCACCGAGCGGATCCTGTTCTACACCGGTGTGAGCTACAAGATCGGTGAGGTCCACGACGGCGCTGCCACGATGGACTGGATGGAGCAGGAGCAGGAGCGCGGCATCACGATCACGTCCGCCGCGACGACCTGTCACTGGCCGCTCGACGATGTCGATCACACGATCAACATCATCGACACCCCGGGTCACGTCGACTTCACCGTCGAGGTGGAGCGTTCGCTCCGCGTCCTCGACGGCGCTGTCACCGTGTTCGACGGTGTGGCTGGCGTCGAGCCGCAGTCCGAGACCGTCTGGCGTCAGGCGGACCGCTACGGCGTGCCGCGTATCTGCTTCGTCAACAAGCTCGACCGGACCGGCGCGGAGTTCCACCGCTGTGTCGACATGATCTCGGACCGCCTCGGCGCGGTCCCGATCGTGATGCAGCTGCCGATCGGTGCCGAGATGGACTTCAAGGGCGTCGTCGACCTCGTGTCGATGAAGGCCTTCGTCTGGTCCGCCGAGGCCACCAAGGGCGAGATGTACGACGTCGTCGACATCCCGGACACGCACACCGAGGCCGCCGAGGAATGGCGCGGCAAGCTCCTCGAGGTCGTGTCCGAGAACGACGACGAGATGATGGAGCTGTACCTGGAGGGCGAAGAGCCCACCGAGGAGCAGCTGCACGCGGCGATCCGCCGTATCACGCTCGCCTCCAGGGGTGCGGCCGACTCCGTCACCGTCACGCCCGTCTTCTGCGGAACCGCGTTCAAGAACAAGGGCGTTCAGCCCCTGCTCGACGCGGTCGTGCGCTACCTGCCTTCCCCCCTCGACGTCGACGCCATCGAAGGCCACGACGTCAAGGACCCGGAGAAGGTCATCAAGCGCAAGCCTTCCGACGACGAGCCGTTCTCCGGCCTCGCCTTCAAGATCGCGAGCGACCCGCACCTGGGCAAGCTCACCTTCGTCCGGATCTACTCCGGACGCCTGACGGCCGGCACCGCGGTGCTGAACTCCGTGAAGGGCAAGAAGGAGCGCATCGGCAAGATCTACCGTATGCACGCGAACAAGCGTGAGGAGATCGAGTCGGTGGGCGCCGGTGACATCGTCGCCGTCATGGGCCTGAAGCAGACCACCACCGGTGAGACGCTGAGCGACGACAAGAACCCGGTGATCCTGGAGTCCATGGACTTCCCGGCGCCGGTGATCCAGGTCGCTATCGAGCCCAAGTCCAAGGGTGACCAGGAGAAGCTGGGTGTCGCCATCCAGCGGCTCTCGGAGGAGGACCCCTCCTTCCAGGTTCACTCGGACGAGGAGACCGGCCAGACCATCATCGGTGGTATGGGCGAGCTTCACCTCGAGGTGCTTGTCGACCGCATGAAGCGCGAGTTCCGCGTGGAGGCGAATGTCGGTAAGCCGCAGGTCGCTTACCGTGAGACGATCCGCAAGGCCGTCGAGCGTATCGACTACACGCACAAGAAGCAGACCGGTGGTACCGGCCAGTTCGCGAAGGTGCAGATCGCGTTGGAGCCCATCGAGGGCGGCGACGCGACCTACGAGTTCGTGAACAAGGTGACCGGTGGCCGTATCCCCCGTGAGTACATCCCCTCGGTGGACTCGGGTGCCCAGGAGGCCATGCAGTTCGGCATCCTGGCCGGCTACGAGATGGTGGGCGTCCGCGTCACCCTTCTCGACGGTGGCTACCACGAGGTCGACTCCTCGGAACTCGCCTTCAAGATCGCCGGTTCGCAGGCGTTCAAGGAGGGTGCCCGCAAGGCGTCGCCCGTCCTGCTCGAACCGATGATGGCCGTCGAGGTCACCACGCCCGAGGACTACATGGGCGATGTCATCGGCGACCTCAACTCCCGCCGTGGCCAGATCCAGGCCATGGAGGAGCGCAGCGGCGCTCGCGTCGTGAAGGGCCTCGTGCCCCTCTCGGAGATGTTCGGCTACGTCGGAGACCTCCGCAGCAAGACGTCGGGTCGCGCAAGCTACTCGATGCAGTTCGACTCCTACGCCGAGGTTCCCCGGAACGTCGCCGAGGAGATCATCGCGAAGGCCAAGGGCGAGTAG
- a CDS encoding DNA-directed RNA polymerase subunit beta': MLDVNFFDELRIGLATADDIRTWSHGEVKKPETINYRTLKPEKDGLFCEKIFGPTRDWECYCGKYKRVRFKGIICERCGVEVTRAKVRRERMGHIELAAPVTHIWYFKGVPSRLGYLLDLAPKDLEKVIYFAAYMITFVDEERRTRDLPSLEAHVSVERQQVENRRDSDLEARAKKLETDLAELEAEGAKADVRRKVREGAEREMKQLRDRAQREIDRLDEVWSRFKNLKVQDLEGDELLYRELRDRFGTYFDGSMGAAALQKRLESFDLNEEAERLREIIRTGKGQKKTRALKRLKVVSAFLQTSNSPKGMVLDCVPVIPPDLRPMVQLDGGRFATSDLNDLYRRVINRNNRLKRLLDLGAPEIIVNNEKRMLQEAVDALFDNGRRGRPVTGPGNRPLKSLSDMLKGKQGRFRQNLLGKRVDYSARSVIVVGPQLKLHQCGLPKAMALELFKPFVMKRLVDLNHAQNIKSAKRMVERGRTVVYDVLEEVIAEHPVLLNRAPTLHRLGIQAFEPQLVEGKAIQIHPLVCTAFNADFDGDQMAVHLPLSAEAQAEARILMLSSNNILKPADGRPVTMPTQDMVLGLFFLTTDEEEREVLGAGRSFGSSAEATMAFDNRELSLQAKIDIRFPVGTIPPRGWTPPVGEDGETNAEWQQGDPFRLRTTLGRALFNELLPEDYPFVDYSVGKKQLSEIVNDLAERYPKVIVAATLDNLKAAGFFWATRSGVTVAISDVVVPEAKKEIVQGYEAQDEKVQKQYERGLITKDERTQELIAIWTKATNEVAEAMNANFPKTNPIFMMVNSGARGNMMQMRQIAGMRGLVSNAKNETIPRPIKASFREGLSVLEYFISTHGARKGLADTALRTADSGYLTRRLVDVSQDVIIREEDCGTDRGLKLRIAERGADGVLRKAEDVETSVYARMLAEDVVVDGKVIAPANVDLGDVLIDAVVAAGVEEVKTRSVLTCESAVGTCAFCYGRSLATGKLVDIGEAVGIIAAQSIGEPGTQLTMRTFHTGGVAGDDITQGLPRVVELFEARTPKGVAPISEAAGSVRIEETEKTKKLVVTPDDGSEETPFPISKRARLLVGDGDRVEVGQKLTVGATNPHDVLRILGQRAVQVHLVGEVQKVYNSQGVSIHDKHIEIIIRQMLRRVTIIESGDAELLPGELVERSKFETENRRVVTEGGHPASGRPQLMGITKASLATESWLSAASFQETTRVLTDAAINAKSDSLIGLKENVIIGKLIPAGTGLSRYRNIRVEPTEEAKAAMYSAVGYDDIDYSPFGTGSGQAVPLEDYDYGPYNQ, from the coding sequence GTGCTCGACGTCAACTTCTTCGACGAGCTGCGGATTGGCCTCGCCACCGCGGACGACATCCGGACCTGGTCCCACGGCGAAGTGAAGAAGCCGGAGACCATCAACTACCGCACGCTCAAGCCCGAGAAGGACGGACTCTTCTGCGAGAAGATCTTCGGTCCGACCCGGGACTGGGAGTGCTACTGCGGCAAGTACAAGCGTGTCCGCTTCAAGGGCATCATCTGTGAGCGCTGTGGCGTGGAAGTCACGCGCGCCAAGGTGCGCCGTGAGCGGATGGGTCACATCGAGCTTGCCGCTCCCGTCACCCACATCTGGTACTTCAAGGGCGTTCCGTCCCGGCTGGGGTACCTGCTCGACCTCGCGCCGAAGGACCTTGAGAAGGTCATCTACTTCGCCGCGTACATGATCACGTTCGTGGACGAGGAGCGCCGTACGCGCGACCTGCCCTCGCTGGAGGCGCATGTCTCCGTCGAGCGTCAGCAGGTCGAGAACCGTCGCGACTCGGATCTCGAAGCCCGCGCCAAGAAGCTCGAGACCGACCTGGCCGAGCTGGAGGCCGAGGGCGCCAAGGCCGACGTGCGCCGCAAGGTGCGCGAAGGCGCCGAGCGTGAGATGAAGCAGCTGCGCGACCGTGCGCAGCGCGAGATCGACCGTCTCGACGAGGTGTGGAGCCGCTTCAAGAACCTCAAGGTCCAGGACCTGGAGGGCGACGAGCTGCTCTACCGCGAGCTGCGTGACCGCTTCGGCACGTACTTCGACGGCTCGATGGGCGCCGCGGCGCTCCAGAAGCGCCTGGAGTCCTTCGACCTGAACGAAGAGGCCGAGCGGCTCCGCGAGATCATCCGTACCGGCAAGGGCCAGAAGAAGACCCGTGCGCTCAAGCGCCTCAAGGTCGTCTCCGCGTTCCTGCAGACCAGCAACAGCCCCAAGGGCATGGTGCTGGACTGCGTACCGGTGATCCCGCCGGACCTGCGTCCGATGGTGCAGCTGGACGGTGGCCGCTTCGCGACCTCCGACCTGAACGACCTGTACCGCCGTGTGATCAACCGCAACAACCGCCTCAAGCGTCTCCTTGACCTCGGTGCCCCCGAGATCATCGTGAACAACGAGAAGCGGATGCTCCAGGAGGCCGTCGACGCGCTGTTCGACAACGGCCGCCGCGGTCGCCCGGTCACCGGTCCCGGCAACCGGCCCCTGAAGTCCCTCAGCGACATGCTGAAGGGCAAGCAGGGCCGTTTCCGCCAGAACCTGCTCGGCAAGCGAGTCGACTACTCGGCCCGTTCCGTGATCGTCGTCGGACCGCAGCTCAAGCTGCACCAGTGCGGTCTGCCGAAGGCCATGGCGCTGGAGCTCTTCAAGCCGTTCGTGATGAAGCGCCTGGTGGACCTGAACCACGCGCAGAACATCAAGTCGGCCAAGCGCATGGTCGAGCGTGGCCGCACCGTCGTGTACGACGTCCTCGAAGAGGTCATCGCCGAGCACCCGGTGCTGCTGAACCGTGCTCCGACCCTGCACCGCCTGGGCATCCAGGCCTTCGAGCCGCAGCTCGTCGAGGGCAAGGCCATCCAGATCCACCCGCTCGTCTGCACCGCGTTCAACGCGGACTTCGACGGTGACCAGATGGCCGTGCACCTGCCGCTCTCCGCGGAGGCGCAGGCCGAGGCCCGCATCCTGATGCTGTCCTCGAACAACATCCTCAAGCCGGCCGACGGCCGTCCCGTCACCATGCCCACCCAGGACATGGTGCTCGGCCTCTTCTTCCTCACCACGGACGAGGAGGAGCGCGAGGTCCTGGGCGCGGGCCGGTCGTTCGGCTCCAGCGCCGAGGCCACGATGGCGTTCGACAACCGGGAGCTCTCGCTCCAGGCGAAGATCGACATCCGCTTCCCGGTGGGCACCATCCCGCCGCGCGGCTGGACCCCGCCGGTCGGCGAGGACGGCGAGACCAACGCCGAGTGGCAGCAGGGCGACCCGTTCCGGCTGCGTACGACCCTGGGCCGCGCGCTCTTCAACGAGCTGCTGCCCGAGGACTACCCGTTCGTCGACTACTCGGTGGGCAAGAAGCAGCTCTCCGAGATCGTCAACGACCTCGCCGAGCGCTACCCCAAGGTCATCGTGGCGGCGACGCTCGACAACCTGAAGGCGGCCGGCTTCTTCTGGGCGACCCGCTCCGGTGTCACCGTCGCCATCTCCGACGTCGTCGTGCCCGAGGCGAAGAAGGAGATCGTCCAGGGCTACGAGGCGCAGGACGAGAAGGTCCAGAAGCAGTACGAGCGCGGTCTGATCACCAAGGACGAGCGCACGCAGGAGCTCATCGCGATCTGGACCAAGGCGACCAACGAGGTCGCCGAGGCGATGAACGCGAACTTCCCGAAGACGAACCCCATCTTCATGATGGTGAACTCGGGTGCTCGCGGAAACATGATGCAGATGCGTCAGATCGCCGGTATGCGTGGTCTGGTGTCCAACGCCAAGAACGAGACGATTCCCCGTCCCATCAAGGCGTCCTTCCGTGAAGGCCTGTCCGTGCTGGAGTACTTCATCTCCACGCACGGTGCCCGTAAGGGTCTGGCCGACACCGCCCTGCGTACCGCCGACTCGGGTTACCTCACCCGTCGTCTGGTGGACGTCTCGCAGGACGTCATCATCCGCGAGGAGGACTGCGGCACCGACCGCGGCCTCAAGCTGCGGATCGCCGAGCGCGGCGCCGACGGTGTCCTGCGCAAGGCGGAGGACGTCGAGACGTCCGTGTACGCGCGGATGCTCGCCGAGGACGTCGTCGTGGACGGCAAGGTCATCGCGCCGGCCAACGTCGACCTGGGCGATGTCCTGATCGACGCGGTCGTGGCGGCCGGCGTGGAGGAGGTCAAGACCCGCTCGGTCCTGACCTGTGAGTCCGCGGTCGGCACCTGTGCCTTCTGCTACGGACGTTCGCTGGCCACCGGCAAGCTGGTCGACATCGGTGAGGCGGTCGGCATCATCGCCGCCCAGTCCATCGGTGAGCCCGGCACCCAGCTGACGATGCGTACCTTCCACACCGGTGGTGTGGCGGGTGACGACATCACACAGGGTCTGCCGCGTGTCGTCGAGCTCTTCGAGGCCCGTACGCCCAAGGGCGTCGCGCCGATCTCCGAGGCCGCGGGCTCCGTCCGCATCGAGGAGACCGAGAAGACGAAGAAGCTCGTCGTCACCCCGGACGACGGAAGCGAGGAGACGCCGTTCCCGATCTCCAAGCGCGCCCGTCTGCTCGTGGGCGACGGTGACCGCGTCGAGGTGGGCCAGAAGCTCACCGTGGGTGCCACCAACCCGCACGACGTGCTGCGGATCCTCGGTCAGCGCGCGGTCCAGGTCCACCTGGTCGGCGAGGTCCAGAAGGTCTACAACTCGCAGGGTGTGTCGATCCACGACAAGCACATCGAGATCATCATCCGGCAGATGCTGCGCCGCGTGACGATCATCGAGTCCGGCGACGCGGAACTGCTGCCGGGCGAGCTCGTCGAGCGCTCGAAGTTCGAGACGGAGAACCGTCGTGTGGTCACGGAAGGCGGCCACCCGGCCTCCGGCCGTCCGCAGCTGATGGGTATCACCAAGGCCTCGCTGGCCACCGAGTCGTGGCTGTCGGCGGCGTCCTTCCAGGAGACGACCAGGGTCCTGACCGACGCGGCGATCAACGCCAAGTCGGACTCCCTGATCGGCCTCAAGGAGAACGTCATCATCGGAAAGCTCATCCCGGCGGGTACGGGTCTCTCCCGCTACCGCAACATCCGGGTGGAGCCGACCGAGGAGGCCAAGGCCGCGATGTACTCGGCAGTGGGCTACGACGACATCGACTACTCACCGTTCGGCACGGGCTCCGGCCAGGCCGTTCCGCTGGAGGACTACGACTACGGTCCGTACAACCAGTAG
- the rpsG gene encoding 30S ribosomal protein S7, with translation MPRKGPAPKRPVIIDPVYGSPLVTSLINKLLLNGKRSTAERIVYGAMEGLREKTGNDPVITLKRALENVKPSLEVKSRRVGGATYQVPIEVKPGRASTLALRWLVGYSRARREKTMTERLMNELLDASNGLGASVKKREDTHKMAESNKAFAHYRW, from the coding sequence ATGCCTCGTAAGGGCCCTGCCCCGAAGCGCCCGGTCATCATCGACCCGGTCTACGGTTCTCCTCTTGTCACGTCGCTGATCAACAAGCTTCTGCTCAACGGCAAGCGTTCCACCGCCGAGCGGATCGTGTACGGCGCCATGGAAGGCCTCCGCGAGAAGACCGGCAACGACCCGGTCATCACGCTGAAGCGCGCGCTTGAGAACGTCAAGCCGTCTCTCGAGGTCAAGTCCCGCCGCGTCGGCGGCGCCACCTACCAGGTGCCGATCGAGGTCAAGCCCGGTCGCGCCTCCACCCTCGCGCTGCGCTGGCTGGTCGGTTACTCCCGCGCCCGTCGCGAGAAGACCATGACCGAGCGCCTCATGAACGAACTGCTCGACGCCTCCAACGGCCTCGGCGCTTCGGTCAAGAAGCGTGAGGACACGCACAAGATGGCCGAGTCCAACAAGGCCTTCGCGCACTACCGCTGGTAG
- the rpsL gene encoding 30S ribosomal protein S12 produces the protein MPTIQQLVRKGRQDKVEKNKTPALEGSPQRRGVCTRVFTTTPKKPNSALRKVARVRLTSGIEVTAYIPGEGHNLQEHSIVLVRGGRVKDLPGVRYKIIRGSLDTQGVKNRKQARSRYGAKKEK, from the coding sequence GTGCCTACGATCCAGCAGCTGGTCCGGAAGGGCCGGCAGGACAAGGTCGAGAAGAACAAGACGCCCGCCCTTGAGGGTTCCCCTCAGCGCCGCGGCGTCTGCACGCGTGTGTTCACGACCACCCCGAAGAAGCCCAACTCCGCACTGCGGAAGGTCGCGCGTGTGCGTCTGACCTCCGGCATCGAGGTCACGGCTTACATTCCGGGTGAGGGACACAACCTGCAGGAGCACTCCATCGTGCTCGTGCGTGGTGGCCGTGTGAAGGACCTGCCGGGTGTTCGTTACAAGATCATCCGCGGCTCCCTTGACACCCAGGGTGTCAAGAACCGCAAGCAGGCCCGCAGCCGCTACGGCGCCAAGAAGGAGAAGTAA
- the rpoB gene encoding DNA-directed RNA polymerase subunit beta yields MAASRNASTTNTNNGASTAPLRISFAKIKEPLEVPNLLALQTESFDWLLGNAVWRARVEAALENGQDVPRKSGLEEIFEEISPIEDFSGSMSLTFRDHRFEPPKNSIDECKERDFTYAAPLFVTAEFTNNETGEIKSQTVFMGDFPLMTNKGTFVINGTERVVVTQLVRSPGVYFDSSIDKTSDKDIFSSKIIPSRGAWLEMEIDKRDMVGVRIDRKRKQSVTVLLKALGWTTEQILEEFGEYESMRATLEKDHTQGQDDALLDIYRKLRPGEPPTREAAQTLLENLYFNPKRYDLAKVGRYKVNKKLGAEEPLDAGVLTTDDIIATIKYLVKLHAGETETVGENGTQIIVETDDIDHFGNRRLRNVGELIQNQVRTGLARMERVVRERMTTQDVEAITPQTLINIRPVVASIKEFFGTSQLSQFMDQNNPLSGLTHKRRLNALGPGGLSRERAGFEVRDVHPSHYGRMCPIETPEGPNIGLIGSLASYGRVNPFGFIETPYRKVVEGQVTDEVDYLTADEEDRFVIAQANATLSEDMRFTEPRVLVRRRGGEVDYIPGDDVDYMDVSPRQMVSVATAMIPFLEHDDANRALMGANMMRQAVPLITAEAPLVGTGMEYRCAVDAGDVIKAEKEGVVQEVSADYITVANDDGTYTTYRIAKFSRSNQGTSVNQKVVVSEGDRVVESQVLADGPATEQGEMALGKNLLVAFMPWEGHNYEDAIILSQRLVQDDVLSSIHIEEHEVDARDTKLGPEEITRDIPNVSEEVLADLDERGIIRIGAEVTAGDILVGKVTPKGETELTPEERLLRAIFGEKAREVRDTSLKVPHGETGKIIGVRVFDREEGDELPPGVNQLVRVYVAQKRKITDGDKLAGRHGNKGVISKILPIEDMPFLEDGTPVDIILNPLGVPSRMNPGQVLEIHLGWLASQGWKVEGSEDWMERLKAIGADEVAPGTNVATPVFDGAREDEISGLFEATIPNRDGERMVKGSGKAHLFDGRSGEPFPEPVSIGYMYILKLHHLVDDKLHARSTGPYSMITQQPLGGKAQFGGQRFGEMEVWALEAYGAAYALQELLTIKSDDVTGRVKVYEAIVKGENIPEPGIPESFKVLIKEMQSLCLNVEVLSSDGMSIEMRDTDEDVFRAAEELGIDLSRREPSSVEEV; encoded by the coding sequence TTGGCCGCCTCGCGCAACGCCTCGACCACGAATACGAACAACGGCGCCAGCACCGCCCCGCTGCGCATCTCTTTTGCAAAAATCAAGGAGCCCCTCGAGGTTCCGAACCTCCTCGCGCTGCAGACCGAGAGCTTTGACTGGCTGCTCGGCAATGCGGTCTGGAGGGCTCGTGTCGAGGCTGCTCTGGAGAACGGGCAGGACGTCCCCAGGAAGTCCGGTCTGGAGGAGATCTTCGAGGAGATCTCCCCGATCGAGGACTTCTCCGGGTCGATGTCGCTGACTTTCCGCGACCACCGCTTCGAGCCTCCCAAGAACTCGATCGACGAGTGCAAGGAGCGCGACTTCACGTACGCGGCCCCGCTCTTCGTCACCGCCGAGTTCACCAACAACGAGACCGGCGAGATCAAGTCCCAGACGGTCTTCATGGGCGACTTCCCGCTCATGACCAACAAGGGCACCTTCGTCATCAACGGCACCGAGCGTGTCGTCGTGACGCAGCTCGTGCGCTCGCCGGGTGTCTACTTCGACTCCTCGATCGACAAGACGTCCGACAAGGACATCTTCTCCTCCAAGATCATCCCGTCCCGGGGTGCCTGGCTGGAGATGGAGATCGACAAGCGCGACATGGTCGGTGTCCGTATCGACCGCAAGCGCAAGCAGTCCGTGACCGTCCTGCTCAAGGCTCTCGGTTGGACGACCGAGCAGATCCTCGAGGAGTTCGGCGAGTACGAGTCGATGCGCGCCACCCTGGAGAAGGACCACACCCAGGGCCAGGACGACGCGCTGCTCGACATCTACCGCAAGCTGCGTCCGGGCGAGCCCCCGACCCGCGAGGCGGCCCAGACGCTGCTCGAGAACCTCTACTTCAACCCCAAGCGCTACGACCTCGCGAAGGTCGGCCGCTACAAGGTGAACAAGAAGCTCGGCGCGGAAGAGCCGCTGGACGCCGGTGTGCTCACCACCGACGACATCATCGCCACGATCAAGTACCTGGTGAAGCTGCACGCCGGTGAGACCGAGACGGTCGGCGAGAACGGCACGCAGATCATCGTCGAGACCGACGACATCGACCACTTCGGCAACCGCCGTCTGCGCAACGTGGGCGAGCTCATCCAGAACCAGGTCCGTACGGGTCTGGCGAGGATGGAGCGCGTCGTGCGCGAGCGCATGACGACCCAGGACGTCGAGGCGATCACGCCGCAGACGCTGATCAACATCCGGCCGGTCGTCGCCTCCATCAAGGAGTTCTTCGGTACCAGCCAGCTGTCGCAGTTCATGGACCAGAACAACCCGCTCTCGGGTCTCACCCACAAGCGCCGTCTGAACGCGCTCGGCCCGGGTGGTCTCTCGCGTGAGCGGGCCGGCTTCGAGGTCCGTGACGTGCACCCCTCGCACTACGGCCGCATGTGTCCGATCGAGACGCCGGAAGGCCCGAACATCGGTCTGATCGGCTCGCTCGCGTCGTACGGCCGGGTCAACCCGTTCGGCTTCATCGAGACGCCGTACCGCAAGGTCGTCGAGGGCCAGGTCACCGACGAGGTCGACTACCTGACCGCCGACGAGGAGGACCGCTTCGTCATCGCCCAGGCCAACGCGACGCTCTCCGAGGACATGCGGTTCACCGAGCCGCGCGTCCTGGTCCGCCGTCGTGGCGGCGAGGTCGACTACATCCCCGGCGACGACGTCGACTACATGGACGTCTCGCCGCGCCAGATGGTGTCGGTCGCGACCGCGATGATCCCGTTCCTTGAGCACGACGACGCCAACCGTGCCCTCATGGGCGCGAACATGATGCGCCAGGCCGTACCGCTGATCACGGCCGAGGCGCCGCTGGTCGGCACCGGCATGGAGTACCGCTGCGCGGTCGACGCGGGTGACGTCATCAAGGCGGAGAAGGAAGGTGTGGTCCAGGAGGTCTCCGCGGACTACATCACCGTCGCCAACGACGACGGCACGTACACCACGTACCGCATCGCCAAGTTCTCCCGCTCCAACCAGGGCACCTCCGTCAACCAGAAGGTCGTCGTCTCCGAGGGTGACCGGGTCGTCGAGAGCCAGGTGCTCGCCGACGGTCCCGCCACCGAGCAGGGCGAGATGGCGCTCGGCAAGAACCTCCTCGTGGCGTTCATGCCGTGGGAGGGCCACAACTACGAAGACGCGATCATCCTCAGCCAGCGGCTGGTGCAGGACGACGTCCTCTCCTCGATCCACATCGAGGAGCACGAGGTCGACGCCCGTGACACCAAGCTCGGCCCGGAGGAGATCACCCGGGACATCCCGAACGTCTCCGAAGAGGTCCTCGCGGACCTCGACGAGCGCGGCATCATCCGTATCGGTGCCGAGGTCACGGCCGGAGACATCCTCGTCGGCAAGGTCACGCCCAAGGGTGAGACCGAGCTGACGCCGGAGGAGCGCCTGCTGCGCGCGATCTTCGGTGAGAAGGCCCGTGAGGTCCGCGACACCTCGCTGAAGGTGCCGCACGGCGAGACCGGCAAGATCATCGGTGTCCGCGTCTTCGACCGCGAGGAGGGCGACGAGCTTCCTCCGGGCGTGAACCAGCTGGTCCGCGTCTACGTCGCCCAGAAGCGCAAGATCACCGACGGTGACAAGCTCGCCGGCCGTCACGGCAACAAGGGCGTCATCTCCAAGATCCTGCCGATCGAGGACATGCCGTTCCTGGAGGACGGCACCCCGGTCGACATCATCCTCAACCCCCTCGGTGTCCCGTCCCGGATGAACCCGGGACAGGTCCTCGAAATCCACCTCGGCTGGCTCGCCAGCCAGGGCTGGAAGGTCGAGGGCAGCGAGGACTGGATGGAGCGTCTGAAGGCGATCGGCGCCGACGAGGTCGCGCCCGGCACCAACGTCGCGACACCCGTCTTCGACGGCGCCCGCGAGGACGAGATCTCCGGTCTCTTCGAGGCCACGATCCCGAACCGCGACGGCGAGCGGATGGTCAAGGGCTCCGGCAAGGCGCACCTGTTCGACGGCCGCTCCGGTGAGCCGTTCCCCGAGCCGGTGTCCATCGGCTACATGTACATCCTCAAGCTCCACCACCTGGTCGACGACAAGCTCCACGCCCGCTCGACCGGTCCGTACTCCATGATCACCCAGCAGCCGCTGGGTGGTAAGGCCCAGTTCGGCGGCCAGCGCTTCGGTGAGATGGAGGTGTGGGCGCTGGAGGCGTACGGCGCCGCTTACGCCCTCCAGGAGCTGCTGACCATCAAGTCCGACGACGTGACCGGCCGCGTGAAGGTCTACGAGGCCATCGTCAAGGGCGAGAACATCCCCGAGCCCGGCATTCCCGAGTCCTTCAAGGTGCTCATCAAGGAAATGCAGTCGCTCTGCCTCAACGTGGAGGTGCTCTCGTCGGACGGCATGTCCATCGAGATGCGTGACACGGACGAGGACGTCTTCCGCGCGGCGGAGGAGCTCGGTATCGACCTGTCCCGGCGAGAGCCGAGCAGCGTCGAAGAGGTCTGA